The Citrifermentans bemidjiense Bem genome window below encodes:
- a CDS encoding GAF domain-containing sensor histidine kinase: MKNRGKLLEQLTGVDSSKLNYYVELKKRNQDVLKQNSRLEILQQLTRDMNIDMSIGDIIERTFKKLPEALPCDFLGLAKLSDGKLKLIAVAPREFSTLGFIPKESVLWDAFRDKGATSYEPADDPLCFAQIAAEHPLTLRSLAAAPLFERSSVNGLLLLGSALESAYEGAELNFVQHLADQLAISMQNARLYKQVSRAKKEWEATFKAVTDPIFLIDTDYNVLLHNDRLPPGMAEMWNSSISKKCFAKMRGENGPCRNCPIQEIKETGNPVFQQWNTPQGECLDMSYYPVFNEEKQLSAVTIIMKDVTKRLKMEAQLVQSAKMVALGVMAAGVAHELNSPMTVIIGTAQMLAREMQQEGDSEGAEALSDIINCGLRCKRIIQNLLTFSRQDQVPVMAIDLNAEVERVLDMIQYQINRSQIAIFEHFDRDIPMMNANGPQIQQVLTNFLINARDALMEVEGKEKVIEVSTVLRVEGERRFAVLSVADNGIGIAKENLSKIFTPFYTSKEASKGTGLGLSVSLGIAESHNGRIEVDTELGQGSCFRLILPVDQQ; the protein is encoded by the coding sequence GTGAAGAACAGGGGCAAACTGCTGGAGCAGTTGACGGGGGTCGATTCCTCCAAGCTCAACTACTACGTCGAGCTCAAAAAGAGAAACCAGGACGTGCTGAAGCAAAACAGCCGCCTGGAGATCCTGCAGCAGCTCACGCGCGACATGAACATCGACATGTCCATCGGCGACATCATCGAAAGGACGTTCAAAAAGCTCCCCGAGGCGCTCCCCTGCGACTTCCTGGGGCTGGCGAAGTTGAGCGACGGCAAGTTGAAGCTGATCGCGGTCGCCCCCAGGGAATTTTCCACGCTCGGTTTCATACCCAAGGAGTCCGTCCTCTGGGACGCGTTCCGGGACAAGGGGGCGACCAGCTACGAACCGGCCGACGACCCCCTTTGCTTTGCCCAGATTGCCGCCGAACATCCCCTGACCCTGCGCTCCCTGGCCGCGGCGCCGCTTTTCGAGCGCTCCTCGGTCAACGGGCTGTTGCTTTTGGGAAGCGCGCTCGAGTCCGCCTACGAGGGGGCGGAGCTGAACTTCGTGCAGCACCTGGCCGACCAGCTCGCCATCAGCATGCAGAACGCGCGGCTCTACAAGCAGGTTTCCCGCGCCAAGAAGGAGTGGGAGGCGACCTTCAAGGCCGTGACCGACCCCATCTTCCTGATCGATACCGATTACAACGTGCTTTTGCACAACGACCGTCTTCCCCCCGGCATGGCCGAGATGTGGAACAGCTCCATCAGCAAGAAGTGCTTCGCGAAGATGCGCGGCGAAAACGGGCCCTGCCGCAACTGCCCCATCCAGGAGATCAAGGAGACCGGCAACCCCGTGTTCCAGCAGTGGAACACCCCGCAGGGCGAGTGCCTGGATATGTCCTATTACCCGGTCTTCAACGAGGAGAAGCAGCTCTCCGCGGTCACCATCATCATGAAGGACGTCACCAAGAGGCTGAAGATGGAGGCCCAACTGGTGCAGTCGGCCAAGATGGTGGCCTTGGGCGTCATGGCGGCGGGGGTGGCGCACGAGCTGAACAGCCCGATGACCGTGATCATCGGGACCGCCCAGATGCTCGCCAGGGAGATGCAGCAGGAAGGGGATTCCGAAGGGGCCGAGGCCTTGTCCGACATCATCAACTGCGGCCTGCGCTGCAAGAGGATCATCCAGAACCTCCTTACCTTCTCGCGCCAGGACCAGGTCCCGGTCATGGCTATCGATCTGAACGCCGAGGTGGAGCGGGTGCTCGACATGATCCAGTACCAGATCAACCGGAGCCAGATCGCCATCTTCGAGCATTTCGACCGCGACATACCGATGATGAACGCGAACGGGCCGCAGATCCAGCAGGTGCTGACTAACTTCCTCATCAATGCGCGAGACGCCCTGATGGAGGTGGAAGGGAAGGAGAAGGTCATCGAGGTCTCCACCGTGCTTCGGGTCGAGGGGGAGCGGCGCTTTGCCGTCTTAAGCGTCGCCGACAACGGCATCGGCATCGCGAAGGAAAACCTCTCCAAGATCTTCACCCCTTTCTACACCAGCAAAGAGGCCTCCAAGGGGACCGGGCTCGGCCTTTCGGTGAGCCTCGGCATAGCGGAGTCCCACAACGGCCGCATCGAGGTCGACACCGAACTTGGGCAGGGGAGCTGTTTCAGGTTGATTCTTCCCGTCGACCAGCAGTAA
- a CDS encoding sigma-54-dependent transcriptional regulator — MTDSSTRILIIDDERDVCTFFSRLLSRKGYQVVTAASEPEALSALEAAQFSVALVDLKLPDTDGITLLEIIKSRQPACEVIIMTGYSTVKTAVAAMQLGAYEYLEKPFDDIDQIEQLVGRAAGSGASLLRGDNSHDEWAEVAQGVGFRVGSSPSMKRMVSLAYKVAGKDISVLIQGKTGTGKEVLARFIHAASCRAGQPFIPVNCGALPENLLEGELFGHEKGAFTGANQTRRGIFELANNGTLLLDEIGDATPQIQVKLLRVLETGEFMRVGGERPIRTDVRVIAATNVDLEQAIAEKSFREDLFYRLNVVRLEIPSLSARSEDIPLLAEHFVHQINRELKLAAGTLRMLQGYAWPGNIRELANVMRRAVVICNGDTILPEHLGGTFLAGPTAPERGSAAKTIQQPDRSRLQATLLEHCDSAEELERLDAEELNRLLDSLRQAQSNLLGVMRKKKIVPALHALKDSEAETIKEALAQYDGNITEAARALGIARNTLYRKIKELGLPGR; from the coding sequence ATGACGGACTCATCTACTAGAATACTTATCATCGACGACGAGAGGGATGTCTGCACCTTTTTCAGCCGGCTTTTGTCGCGCAAGGGGTACCAGGTGGTCACCGCCGCCAGCGAGCCCGAGGCGCTCTCCGCGTTGGAGGCGGCGCAGTTCAGCGTGGCGCTCGTAGACCTGAAGCTCCCCGACACCGACGGCATCACCCTGCTGGAGATCATCAAGTCGCGGCAGCCCGCCTGCGAGGTCATCATCATGACCGGGTACTCCACCGTCAAGACGGCGGTCGCCGCCATGCAGCTCGGTGCCTACGAATACCTGGAAAAGCCCTTCGACGACATCGACCAGATCGAGCAGTTGGTCGGCAGGGCCGCTGGTTCAGGCGCAAGCCTCCTGAGAGGGGACAACTCCCACGACGAGTGGGCCGAAGTGGCCCAGGGGGTAGGTTTCAGGGTCGGGAGCTCTCCGTCCATGAAGAGGATGGTCTCACTCGCCTACAAGGTCGCCGGCAAGGACATCAGCGTCCTGATCCAGGGGAAGACCGGCACCGGGAAAGAGGTGCTGGCCCGCTTCATCCACGCCGCCTCCTGCCGCGCCGGGCAGCCCTTCATCCCGGTCAACTGCGGCGCGCTACCCGAGAACCTCCTGGAGGGCGAACTCTTCGGGCACGAAAAGGGCGCCTTCACCGGCGCCAACCAGACCCGCCGCGGCATCTTCGAGCTCGCCAACAACGGGACGCTCCTCTTGGACGAGATCGGGGACGCGACACCGCAGATCCAGGTCAAACTTTTGCGCGTCTTGGAAACCGGCGAGTTCATGAGGGTAGGGGGGGAGCGCCCCATAAGGACCGACGTCAGGGTGATAGCCGCGACCAACGTGGACCTGGAGCAGGCCATTGCCGAGAAGAGCTTCCGCGAGGACCTCTTTTACCGCCTGAACGTGGTGCGGCTGGAGATACCGTCTCTTAGCGCCCGTTCCGAGGACATCCCGCTTTTGGCCGAGCATTTCGTGCACCAGATAAATCGCGAACTGAAGCTTGCCGCGGGAACCTTGCGCATGCTGCAGGGGTACGCCTGGCCTGGGAACATCCGCGAACTGGCTAACGTGATGAGGCGGGCCGTGGTGATCTGCAACGGCGACACCATTCTTCCCGAGCACCTGGGTGGGACCTTTCTCGCGGGACCCACGGCACCGGAGCGGGGGAGTGCGGCGAAAACAATCCAGCAACCGGACCGCAGCAGGCTGCAGGCTACACTCCTGGAGCATTGTGACAGCGCTGAAGAGCTGGAGCGGCTGGATGCCGAAGAGCTGAACCGGCTTTTGGATTCGTTGCGCCAGGCGCAGTCGAACCTCCTCGGCGTTATGCGCAAAAAGAAGATCGTTCCGGCCCTGCACGCGCTGAAGGATTCCGAAGCCGAGACCATCAAGGAAGCGCTGGCGCAGTACGACGGCAACATCACCGAGGCCGCGAGGGCGCTGGGGATAGCCCGCAACACCCTCTACAGAAAGATCAAGGAGCTGGGGCTGCCGGGAAGGTAG
- a CDS encoding glycosyltransferase family 9 protein produces the protein MKATLLKRLDAAVGPLFTRLLPKRRLPDTHFSPRSFLVIRPGGIGDAVLLVPALSALQKAFPGCRIDVLAESRNAAAFLMCPGLNRVYRYDSLSDITALFSTSFDVVIDTEQWYRLSAVIARLVGALRSIGFSTNDRGRLFTDPVPYPLQDYELISFFKLLAPLEVQPPKESAAPFLQLPAGAKEGARRLLAPLAGKAFVAIFPGASVPEKQWGRENFRQVAESLTAAEIAVVVVGADDARASGDFIARGGLALNLAGKGGLMESAAVLAEARVLLSGDSGLLHIAAGLGTATVSLFGPSDAAKWAPKGERHTAFSSSLSCAPCSRYGTIRCSTGARCLDAAPTEVTAAVLRLCKWR, from the coding sequence TTGAAGGCAACCCTGTTGAAACGACTCGACGCCGCGGTGGGTCCGCTCTTTACCCGGCTCCTTCCCAAGAGGCGTTTGCCCGACACTCACTTTTCCCCCCGAAGTTTCCTGGTCATCCGTCCCGGCGGCATCGGCGACGCGGTCCTCCTGGTCCCGGCGTTGTCGGCGCTGCAAAAAGCTTTTCCCGGCTGCCGCATCGACGTTCTCGCCGAAAGCCGCAATGCCGCCGCCTTTCTCATGTGCCCCGGGCTGAACCGGGTGTACCGCTACGATTCCCTCTCCGACATAACGGCTTTGTTCAGCACCTCTTTCGACGTGGTGATCGACACCGAGCAGTGGTACCGCCTCTCCGCCGTGATCGCGAGGCTGGTCGGCGCCCTGCGCTCCATCGGGTTTTCAACCAACGACCGGGGGAGGCTCTTCACCGACCCCGTGCCTTATCCCTTGCAGGATTACGAACTCATCTCCTTCTTCAAGCTCCTAGCCCCGCTGGAGGTGCAGCCCCCCAAGGAATCTGCGGCTCCCTTCCTCCAACTCCCCGCCGGGGCGAAGGAAGGGGCGCGGCGGCTCTTGGCCCCGCTGGCGGGGAAGGCGTTTGTCGCCATTTTCCCCGGAGCTAGCGTACCCGAGAAGCAATGGGGGAGGGAGAACTTCCGGCAGGTGGCGGAGAGCTTAACCGCGGCGGAGATCGCGGTGGTGGTGGTCGGCGCCGACGACGCCCGCGCCTCGGGCGACTTCATTGCCCGCGGCGGTCTTGCCCTGAACCTGGCGGGTAAGGGGGGGCTCATGGAAAGCGCCGCTGTCCTCGCCGAGGCGCGGGTCCTTTTAAGCGGCGACTCAGGGCTTTTGCACATCGCCGCAGGGCTTGGCACCGCGACCGTTTCGCTTTTCGGCCCCAGCGACGCGGCCAAGTGGGCTCCCAAGGGCGAGCGGCACACGGCATTTTCTTCGTCCCTTTCCTGTGCTCCCTGTTCCAGGTACGGAACCATCCGCTGCAGCACCGGCGCGCGCTGTCTCGACGC